The genomic segment ctaatgaagtcatgagattaattacgattaaaaactttaatcacctgacgccccaaatttttaataatgttttctttccttttaaaaaaaaaaatcattcactgccgttgacgactataaacgtcaaaaatttattttaactatttctattagtttaacatttttttccatcttttgttaacaaggatatgaaaacctagaattttgttcattgtacatttagaacagatctaaaatttgtgattcatcgtgagttaactagtaaagtcatgcgattaattacaatttaaaaaaaaaaaacacctcttgcccctaatttttaacaatctttttttttaatgaatttatggcagtgaatgagttaatgacctaACACACTTGAAGAGCTTGAGAAGCCGCAATCGAAATATTAGCAGTCAACACGGCATCATGTCTGAGAATCCTGCGCAATCTGATACTAGTCTTTGAGCTTGACGTCGGGCCCTTTGCATGCTAATGCAGAACCGCACAATATGATATCGCAGGGTGTTTATTTTAGTCAATTTTGTGCAGCAGTGGGACATAGGTTGTGGACAGTTGTTTTCACTGCTGCGTATTTGACTctattttttcctctctctctctctctctcccctcccaCACCCGCCTCCCatgttagtgtgtgtgcgtgtggaccCAGGAGACGTTGCTCATGCATAATCACTGTATGTCTTTCTGATCTGCCTGTACCGCTGgcacacacagaaacacacaaTTAAGCAATTGTAAGGCAAAGCACAACAGTGTGATTGCAGCGATTCGAGCAAACAAAGGCCACGGAGGTGTTGCACTTGTCTTTATTAGTGGAAAACCAAAATAGATTGTTTTCATCTCATACAGGTTGAGTTATATTCACATTCAGACGGTTGCCTTAATGGTGCAAAGTGATCTATTAATTGACAACTCATCAATTATCAATgtaatcaataattatttttgatgatcAATGAATCGTGtagttatctttttttaattgtacattgtTCAAATACTTAGAATTTCCGCTCcttaaaagtaaatatttaaaaaaataaaataccaaggggggggggggggggctgtcatGTTGTCATCTTTAAGTACACCAAGAAAGCGAGCTGATTTGATTCTAGTCACTGGCATACTATCAAAAAGTACACGTATATTTGCAAGAttcttttttatacatataattttgaccaaataaaataaaatgtgttttcttaaTATTGAGTGAAAGTTTGATTTTGAACCATTTTGTAATATCTTCCAGTTCTTTGTTTACAACATTCATAAGAGTTATAGGGTTTTGacacaaataaaactaaaactaacatcatctgcaaacaagATTTTTGACATCTGAGGGGATGCATATGAAAAATCATTAATGTATATAAGAAATAATAGTGCCCCCAAGACAGATCCCTGAGGAACAACACATTGTGTCACAAGGGGAGAAGAATGTACTCCTTTGAATGCAGCAAACTGTAGTCTCTTCTCCAAATAGCTAAAGAACAACCAAAAAGATGAGTTTCCTTGAAATAAATCAATGTGTTTCcttaaaactgcatgaaataATGGTGACTTTCTCTTCTTCaaatttttagttcctgatGGTAATACAACCACAAGAGGACAGACGATACTGATATCCGCCAGTACCTTAAAATCAGGtcaggtatcggcccgatacgatACTTGCTATTTCTATAATTGTATCCCTAATGATTGGATGTTGCAATACAAAACttcagtgtgtgtatgtgtgtgtgtgtgtttgtgtgtgtacttgcacatactacattgtgaggaccaaaatacgtctttaaccaacagattgaggacatttttgtgaagtgacgACCTTTTAGCCGGTCCtgacaactcaagacctctttttgagggtcaagacttggttttagagtttaagtttgaataaggttatggttgaggttagggtaggGAAtggggggtaggcaatcatttttgatggttggggttaggtgaaggggctaggaaatgcattatgtctataaatgtcctcacaattatataagtacaagtgtgtgtgtgtgtgcgtgcatgcgtgcgtgtgtgtgtgcgtgtgtgtgcgtgtgtgtgcgtgagtgtgtgtgtgtgtgtgtgcgtgcgtgtgtgtgtgtgtgtgtgtgcgtgtgtgtgcgtgtgtgtgtgtgtgtgtgtgtgtgtgtgtgtgtccagcgCTCCAGGGCTCAGTGGGCTAATTAATAATGAATCCCAGAGAGTCTGTGTTTGAAATGCAGATGTGCAACTGTCGGCTCCGCCTGCTCCTTCAGAGGgacctgtgtgtgtatgtgtgcattcGAGgaggggggttgttttgtgggggGGTTGAAAGAAGTACCGGTAGGAAGGTATCCTGCAGTATAGCAGTAAACTAgcaggtttgttttgttttattattgaatGTAATCTGTTTTTACAATGTTTTTGATTTTCAAGGTACTTTATTTTCTTCGTCCTCATTGGTCCAAGCTCAGGCCTGTGCTCTTTTCAGCTCTTTAGCTTGGATATATGGAAGAGGAGTTGGAGAGCAACTGAAGAGCAGACATTATATGATTATATAGACTCTCTACTCTTCGTCATTGCCGTGTGTGTGAATGGAGCGATTTGAGGTTTAACAGTTGTTATGTAGATTTTAACCAACAGAGGCTTCACTCACACTGTAACAAAATAAAGCCATTTTGCATACAGCAcctgtaacacacacacacaaacagaataATTACCGTGACAAACATTGACTTTGAGGGAAAGcggtttcaatttaatttcatatttCAAATCCTCACAGATAATAAAGAATCATTTTGTAACATGCTCATTTCAGTAAAGAAATACTTAAAAAGTGTCTCTGACCTGAGGCTCGTCTATTGTTTTCACCCAATTCAGTTTCTAATTAACCACAAAGTCAAATAATGTTCTGGTCGACTTTGCATCATATTGGAATCCTAATGTGGAACACACATGCAGGTTGAAGGCCTTGACGCTCTCTTTGAAGCTCCTCTTTGCACAAAATATAATTACATTTGCTGAGAACTTCAATTATTCCAAACAACATTATCTAATGATTGCTTCTATTTACTGTCACAACAATGCCACAAAATGTCACTTTGTTGACATGCACCTGCATCCAGCACCTTCATTTCAATATCGCCACAATCCGAACCCTTGCCTCTGTTTTTATGTTTATCCTTTTCAATGTGTAACAACAGAATGGAACATCCAATGATTGGACATTTGAAACGAACAGTTCCTGGGACATTTGGTGTGAGAATGAGTGCTAAATTTTCAGGGTTAAATTTGTGGGAATTTATTTTAACTCCTGAAATGTAATTTGAACATCTGCAGAGTTAAATCGTGTGCAGATGTGTTATTGTACAACAATAGTGTGGACCAATATAGACACCTTTGAAGTGTCAAATTTGACTCTGTATGTGTTGAAGTAACACTGCCAATTTGGAgaagtaaaaaatacaaaatgtgatgTACTATTGCTataattctaatttaaaaatttgatttggggggaaaaaaataaatatctacgCAGACCAAACACAAGCATGCAAAACTTGAACCTCAAACATGCACTTCAGTTTTTCTTGTCAAGTaaagaaatacaaacaaaaacattttggttcCAAATTCgtgatgaaaacaaacatggtgtCAGCAGCGTCATGGTGAGATTAGTTTGTATTTAGGGCTGCACCGTTTAAACACCATGCCACTGTCCTTGACGTCACGCGCTGATGGGGGATATCGATTCTTAGGACAcacctgtgtgcgtgtgtgtaaacgTGTTATTATTAGACGATGCCACTttactaaaacacacacatggcgCACATATTTTGTTTATGCCTTCCAGTGTTCATTAGCATAAACAATTAATAATTCACATAATTATAAGATACAATCTTTTAATTTAGGGAAGTGCACGTGTATGAGATATTTCTCGTTGAACGCATTAACAAACATTTACGGGTTCGACTCAAATTATCGAGGTCAACGCTGCTGGGGAAAGTTTGCAGAGGTCATGACACCCAGTGGCAGGGCGCACCCTGAGGCCCACTGCTGTCTCAATAGCAGTCGAAAACCTATTCATCTTGTCTTAGTGAGaacattgagagaaaaaagattaatacagcaattagaatattttaataataccgGGAGCACCAATCATGCTGTTAGTATTCTTGTAGGAATGGTGACACTTAAGTGTGGAAAattattgattaaaataaaatggtgaTACCGCACAACATAAACTGGCCATTCCAATTCCGACACTCTTATTAATACAGCACACATCGTTCTGTTTTgaaaacacaaattgttttgtgtatttgttttattaacaaaataatCGTGCATGGCGGTATAAATTCAACCAAACGTCGCTTCAAaccgcaaaacaaacaaaacagccaACTCCAAACAAACCATTAAttccaaaaaagacaaaatgagagAAATTATGAGTCATTAGCTTGTCTTATTGAGCAGTAATGTGCACCTCGGTAGGAGAGAGGCAGTCAGTGTTGCAGGGCTGTCTCGGGTTATCTGTGAATGGGCTCTTTATTGGAGGCGCGGAGCGGGGATTTGCCTTTTATTCGCCTCACTATGGAAACCAGCTCGACGGCACAAAAATGTTGATGGGAATAAAAGGAATCAGCACGCGGAGCGTTTCTAGAGAAGCATCTGTTACACTTAGAAACTTAGACTATCGAGAGCAATACAACCCCCTCTCGAAGCAGCACTCTTGTCCACTTTAAATGCGTAATTTAAAATCATGGAGGCAGGTGTTACACgatttataaaacattttgatatttaaaacaaaagatttaaataggctactacttttttttctttatgataAATATCGATAGACTATGCGTGCGGGAAAAAATGCacgtcctatttttttttttattataccaTTATTGTTATTGGTTGTCCAATTTCCTAAATTCACATTAATTGTTAAGTTAATGTAGTTGAACTTATCTCCAACTCAATTGATtatacaagaagaaaaaaaggaaaaaaggaaagcTTACTACGCCAGCTCGGTTTCTCTcgtttcaagtaaaaaaaaataataatccaacattaaaataaaataaaaataaattccaaaTCATTCAGAGTATTCTTCTTATTCCAGTTGCGCTGCAACGCATCTTACTCGGCGCCCGAAGCAAAGATCACTCATCAGTCCCTCGTGCATGCGATGATGCGAGTCTCCGGTGGTCACCGAGGCCGGTCGACGTCCAGCGGTCGGTCAGCGGTTCTATCCTGCCCGCCATCCGCTCACCTGCTCCGGCCTCCTGCTTGTCTGCTCCACGGCTCGGCGCTCTTTAATGACTTTCTGCTGGATCCAGCCTTCTTTTTATTTCTcctaaatgtatgaaaatgtatgcaAATTTAAATCAAGCTTAACCTGGGAGCCCCGGCAATATATTTAATGGAATTGCAAAGCAATAAGGATGCTGGCACACATTCTTCAAATGGAAATTATAGTGTAGCTAAGTTAGCTTTGTGCAGAAATATCTTGCTGAGTTCTAACGAGAATGTTATGAGTGGGAATAAATGTAGGGCATGCCACTCGCGCGTTTAATGTGAGGAATTGATTTATTCCCACGGTGTTTTGGACtaatttttggcatttttgactgattttttttattattattattttttaaatgtgttgtaTGACATGCCCTCATGGCCCGTTCGCAAACGTGCTAAAATCTTGAGACGTGCCACCTTAGAAACGTCCTGCAGGACGTGTTTACTGCAAGTTAATGATTATCAGTTAGAATTGGACCAGGTTTGATCGCATCCTTCTAAAATTAAGTGCTGGCACGTCTGACAAATGCCACTGGAGCTTATACGCGCTCAAGGGTGACAGCAGCGCGTAAAGCAGTTGGAAACTTCGATTAATAAACAGGAAGTGCGCTCCACGCGCACATTATTCCACAAACAGACTCAGCGGACCAGCACTCGGACTCACTTCCGGTTCGACCGTCTTAACCCTTTCCTCACTGCGGTTCTGCACCCGCAGGCGCAGGTTGCGAGTGTGGCGTGCGCTGCGCCGCCATTGGTGGAGAAGTGTCGTCGCCGCCGCTTCCTCGGCCTGTGAGTGGCGGTTCTTGGCGTCCGTCAACGCCTGGCTGGTGCCGACACTCCAGAGAGAGGGAGATGTCAGAGGCTGAGCCGAGGCTCACTTTAGTATCGCCAGTGGGGTTCAGCAGCCAGCATGGCCACAGCTGCCTCCAGCCCCTACACTTTGCTCGGCTCCAGTCCCATGATCCACCCGGACAGCCAGGCCATGCAGCCTGCTAGCCCCTACAGAGGACACCAGAAACTGCTGCATGGTGACTACCTGCAAAACGTCCAGAGCAACGGGCACCCCCTCGGGCACCAGTGGGCGAGCACTCTGTCGGATAGCAGCCCGTGGTCGTCCTCCATGGAGCAGCAGGACGTCAAACCGGGGAGGGAGGACCTGCAGCTGGGGATCATACACCACCGCTCGTCTCACGTCGCTCATCACTCGCCGCACCACAACAACCATGGCAACCACCCGGTAGCGTGGGGGGCTCCGGTGTCCCACAACTCGTCCATCAGCAGCGGGCAGCAGATCAACATCTACTCCCAGACTGGCTTCACCGTCAACGGCATGCTGGAACACGGCGGGCTCACCCCGCCGCCCAACATGCACCCGGGCCTCAGGGACACGCTCAGCCCCGAGCACGGCGACGTGGGCGGCCACCACTGCCACGACCACTCCGACGAGGAGACGCCGACGTCGGACGAGCTGGAGCACTTTGCCAAGCAGTTCAAGCAGCGGAGGATCAAGCTGGGCTTCACGCAGGCCGACGTGGGCTTGGCCCTGGGTACTCTCTACGGCAACGTCTTTTCCCAAACCACCATCTGCAGGTTCGAGGCTCTACAGCTGAGCTTTAAAAACATGTGCAAACTCAAGCCGCTGTTGAACAAGTGGTTGGAGGAGGCAGACTCGTCCACGGGCAGCTCGAGCAGTATAGACAAGATCGCAGCTcaggggaggaagaggaagaagaggacgtccatCGAGGTCAGCGTCAAGGGGGTCCTGGAGACGCACTTTCTCAAGTGTCCCAAACCCTCCGCGCAGGAAATCACGTCGCTGGCGGACACACTGCAGCTGGAGAAGGAGGTGGTGCGCGTCTGGTTCTGCAACCGGAGGCAGAAAGAGAAGCGCATGACGCCGCCTGGGGAGCCGCCGCCACCGCCCCACGAGGCGCCCTATTCCCACGGCGGCAGCGCGGGGGACGCGTCCTCCTGCCACGACCTCTGACCGCCGCAATGCTGCGGGAGGGATCGGACACAAGTCGGACTCTCGCGGTGCAGGTCCCGCCGATACGGGCTCCTCCGGACCTCCCTCCAGCAGCACCGGAGATACCCGCGCAGCCTTGGCCTCTTTCGAAGCGCCACGAGGGCATTAATCCATCGTTTCACGTCACTCCGTGGAGACGGTCAAAATGTTtggatataaatacaaaaatgtgccTATAATCTACCAGCGCCTTTAGTTTTTGTCACCATAAATGGGACTGCTGTTtcgttttctattttttcctctattttttgttgttgtggagtgacacaaatgattttcttttttgaactGATTTGATATTTCAGTGTTTGGGCGCCACGTGTAATTTTACTCGAGCTCACAATCCTTCCATGTCATTATTTTGTAACATACTCGTAGAACATCTGTAAttgctgttattatttttgcatatgCAAAATAGGCCCTAAATCCAGTGATACACTACCAACACAATA from the Vanacampus margaritifer isolate UIUO_Vmar chromosome 10, RoL_Vmar_1.0, whole genome shotgun sequence genome contains:
- the LOC144058682 gene encoding POU domain, class 3, transcription factor 4-like; this translates as MATAASSPYTLLGSSPMIHPDSQAMQPASPYRGHQKLLHGDYLQNVQSNGHPLGHQWASTLSDSSPWSSSMEQQDVKPGREDLQLGIIHHRSSHVAHHSPHHNNHGNHPVAWGAPVSHNSSISSGQQINIYSQTGFTVNGMLEHGGLTPPPNMHPGLRDTLSPEHGDVGGHHCHDHSDEETPTSDELEHFAKQFKQRRIKLGFTQADVGLALGTLYGNVFSQTTICRFEALQLSFKNMCKLKPLLNKWLEEADSSTGSSSSIDKIAAQGRKRKKRTSIEVSVKGVLETHFLKCPKPSAQEITSLADTLQLEKEVVRVWFCNRRQKEKRMTPPGEPPPPPHEAPYSHGGSAGDASSCHDL